A genomic window from Flavobacterium lindanitolerans includes:
- a CDS encoding KUP/HAK/KT family potassium transporter, producing MGKHIHKLSAAGLLVTLGIIFGDIGTSPLYVLNAIVGSDPINSRDIVGAISAIFWTLTLQTTVKYVIITLRADNKGEGGIFSLYTLIRKTKVKWLLFPAIIGGSTLLADGIITPPISVSSAIEGLRVINPDIPTIPIVIAIITILFGLQQFGTKLIGKFFGPIMFTWFSMLGILGGIQLSTNINVLSAFNPYHAYELLMNHKQGFLILGAVFLCTTGAEALYSDLGHCGKENIRVSWIFVKSMLLLNYFGQGAWLISHEGKTLKEAGVTNPFYAIMPDWFLPFGIGIATLAAVVASQAMISGSFTLINEAIRLNFWPKVKIKYPTELKGQLYIPSLNWMLWIGCVLVVLYFKESSGMEAAYGLAIVMTMLMTTSLLNYYLILKRYNKIFITVLITTYAVIEISFLIANLHKFSDGGYITLLIAMLLMATMFVWYFARKIRNRYLVFVKLSDYLPVLEDLSKDLSVPKYATNLVYLTSADHRTEIESKIMYSILNKQPKRADIYWFVHVHVVDEPYTMEYRVNEFIHDDVIRIDFRLGFRVAPRISLMFKKVVEDMVKNKEVDVTSRYASLNKNNIIGDFRFILIEKFISYDNDLPFYEKWILDCYNILKKMGLSEEKAFGLDSSSVTIESFPLLITAPREICLTRVD from the coding sequence GTGGGAAAACATATTCACAAATTATCTGCTGCCGGATTATTAGTTACTTTAGGGATTATTTTTGGTGACATCGGAACTTCACCGTTGTACGTTTTAAATGCGATAGTTGGGAGCGACCCTATTAATTCCAGGGATATCGTAGGTGCCATTTCGGCCATATTTTGGACACTGACATTACAGACTACCGTAAAATATGTAATTATAACACTCCGTGCCGATAACAAGGGTGAGGGTGGAATTTTTTCTTTATATACCTTAATCAGAAAAACAAAAGTAAAGTGGCTGCTTTTTCCGGCTATTATAGGAGGAAGTACGCTTTTGGCCGATGGAATTATTACACCACCGATTTCAGTTTCTTCGGCAATTGAAGGTCTTAGGGTAATCAATCCCGACATTCCTACTATTCCTATTGTTATTGCTATTATTACCATTCTTTTCGGTTTACAGCAATTCGGAACCAAACTTATTGGTAAATTTTTCGGACCAATTATGTTTACCTGGTTCTCGATGCTCGGAATTCTGGGAGGAATCCAATTGAGTACAAACATCAATGTCCTTTCGGCTTTTAACCCTTATCATGCTTATGAACTTTTGATGAATCATAAGCAGGGATTCCTGATTTTAGGCGCTGTATTTTTATGTACGACAGGAGCAGAAGCCTTGTATTCTGATTTAGGACATTGCGGAAAAGAAAACATTCGTGTAAGCTGGATTTTTGTAAAAAGTATGCTTTTGCTCAATTATTTCGGACAGGGAGCATGGCTGATTTCACATGAAGGGAAAACCCTGAAAGAGGCCGGAGTAACGAATCCGTTTTATGCCATTATGCCGGATTGGTTTCTGCCTTTCGGAATTGGAATTGCGACTTTGGCTGCTGTTGTTGCCAGCCAGGCTATGATCAGCGGTTCGTTTACATTGATTAACGAAGCCATTCGTTTGAATTTCTGGCCAAAAGTAAAAATCAAATATCCTACAGAACTGAAAGGACAATTGTATATTCCTTCATTAAACTGGATGTTATGGATAGGTTGCGTTTTGGTGGTTTTATACTTTAAGGAATCTTCAGGTATGGAGGCCGCTTATGGTTTGGCTATCGTAATGACGATGTTGATGACAACTTCGCTTTTGAATTACTACCTGATTCTAAAAAGATACAATAAGATTTTTATTACGGTATTGATTACGACCTATGCCGTTATAGAAATTTCATTCCTGATTGCCAATCTTCATAAATTCTCAGATGGAGGTTATATCACATTGCTTATTGCAATGCTGCTCATGGCAACGATGTTTGTCTGGTACTTTGCCAGAAAAATCAGAAACCGCTACCTGGTGTTTGTTAAGCTGTCAGATTACCTGCCGGTTCTGGAAGATTTGAGCAAAGATTTGAGCGTGCCAAAATATGCTACGAACCTTGTTTATCTGACAAGTGCTGACCACAGGACTGAAATTGAATCGAAAATCATGTATTCGATTTTGAACAAACAGCCAAAACGTGCCGATATTTATTGGTTTGTCCATGTTCATGTTGTTGATGAGCCGTATACAATGGAATATCGTGTAAATGAATTTATTCACGATGATGTAATTCGTATTGATTTCAGACTTGGTTTCCGTGTGGCACCAAGAATCAGTCTGATGTTTAAAAAGGTAGTAGAGGACATGGTGAAGAATAAGGAGGTAGACGTAACCAGCCGTTATGCTTCGTTAAATAAAAACAATATCATTGGCGACTTTAGGTTTATATTGATAGAGAAATTTATTTCTTATGATAACGATTTGCCATTCTATGAAAAATGGATTTTGGACTGTTATAACATCCTGAAGAAAATGGGACTTTCAGAAGAGAAAGCATTTGGTCTCGATTCCAGTTCTGTGACCATTGAGTCGTTCCCGTTATTGATTACGGCTCCTAGAGAAATTTGCCTGACAAGGGTTGATTAA